The genome window TCCGGTTTTCGCATCGTAAATTTTGGTTTGGAAGAACGCGTCTAACTTTCTCTTTTCGTCCGCTTCTTTTCGGATTCTTTCTATTTCGTCGTGCGCGATTTCGAAATCCGCGTAAACCTTTCCCAGTCCCGGACTGATAAAGCGAATCGTTGCGGCTTTGTCCCAGACGATGTAATTTTCCCCTAAGTTTTCCATGAGAATTAGCATGTAGAACGGATCGCACATCGAATACAGAGAACCGCCGAAATGCGTTCCTACCAGATTTTTATTCCACCAATGAAGTTTCATTGAAAGACGGAAATGGGTAAAATCCTTACTCATTTGTTTGTATCGAATGCCTGCACCGAAGTAGGGCGGATAGAAATTGAAAAAATAAAATCGAAGTCTTTTCCAAAAATTCATACAGTTTGATGTAAAACCTTTTAGGTATTTTGTCTTTTGTTCTACAAGGGCTCCAATTTGAAATCAGAAAATAAGTGATTTATAATGAATTTCGGCTAAAATATCGCGTTTCGATCGAAAGGATCTTGATTTTTCGGAACACGTCTTATAGAACAACTCACCCGGAGGACTTTGAATTTGAAAATTTATTATTTCCGCTCCTTTATCGCGATTTTATGCGTCTCGTTTTTTTTGATGGGTTTTATCGGTTGCGGCGACTCGACGACTTACGTGATTAAAAATAAAAAACCGTCCGTTCCATCGAACACTAAGGGCATCTTTGCGGGCGCGGTAAAGGTCGATATTACTCCACCGCCGGGGCTTCCTCTTGCGGGTTATTCGATGCTCGCAAATACGGAAAAAGGATTTAGAACGAAGATTTACGCGCGAGTGATTTATATCCGAAAGGATCAACATTCTCCCTTAGTCTTGATACAAACGGATTTGCTTTCCGGTTCTTTACTGCTGCATCATAAACTTGCTGAAAGGCTTGCGGATAAAACGGATATAAGTCTCGGCGGAATCGTTATTTCCGGAACACATACTCACTCGGCTCCGGGAAATTTTTATGAGAATAATTTTTATAACGAGTTTGCGGGAAACAAACCGGGCTTTGAAAAAGAATGGTATGAATTTTTGGAAAATCGAATCTACGACGCGGTTTTCGAAGCATATCAAAGCGCAAAGCCCGCAAAAATCGCAACAGGAAAATTGAATGTATGGGGTTTGACGCGAAACCGTTCGATTGAGGCGTATGCCGCGAATAAGAATTCGGGCATCAATGAAATTAAAACCGAACAAATTTATGACGCGGTCAATCCCGAGATGACGATGATTCGCGTGGACGCGAAGGATAAGGACGGAAGTTTTAAACCTCTTGCGGTTTATACGACTTATTCGATCCACGGAACGACGGTTCCTTCCTGGAACAAAGTCGTCAACGCGGACGTATTCGCTTATCCGGAAAGGGAACTTGAATTTAAGATCAAGGAAGAATTCAAAACGGACTGGGAACCATTGCACGCCGTTTCGAACGCGACGCACGGGGATAATTCTCCCGATTACCGGGAAGATATGCAGGGTTTTATCGAGTCGAAACGGATCGGTTATGAAATATCAAAAAAAGCTTATGAACTTTTTCAGAGTTTAGGAAAGAAGTTGAGTGGCGACCTTACCTATTCTTATAACTCCAAAGAAGTGGACGTCTACGAAAATCCTAAAATGGGCGATGCGGAACTTTGCAGCAGGCCCGTTGCGGGAACCGCATTAACGGGCGGAGCGGAAGACGGAATGACTCCGGTTTTATTTTGGCTTCCGTTTTGGGGCGAAGGTTGGCCTCGTTACATTTTTACGGGAGGATGTCAGGGACACAAACGAACTGCGGGTTCCTTCTTTCAGTATATCGTATTAGCAAAAAAGAATTTTCCTCATCGTATGATTCTTCAATCGGCAAGAATAGGAGACACGGCTTTACTGGCGGTTCCTTTTGAAGTTACAAACGAATCCGGAAGAAGATTCTCCAGTGCGACTTTGGAAGCGGAAAAGCAAAGGACTTCTAAAAGCAAGGAATCGATCACTCAAACTTCCGTGTTGTCCTGTGCGAACGGTTATTTCGGTTATACGACTACACCGGAGGAATATTCGAAACAGCATTACGAAGGCGGACATACGATCTACGGACCTGCGACACAACCTTTCTTACAAGCTCATCTTGCGGATCTTGTAAAACAAATGCCAGCGGAAGGAGGCAAAGAGAGTTTTCCGGAATCATGGGAATTTCAACTCGATACAAAGAGTTATATGCCTGAAAAGCGCGAGGCGAAAGGAAATCGAGAATTAAAGGAAGCTCCTCGACTTGTTTTGGCGGAAGAGAATTCGGAAAAACATTGGATCTTTCGTTATAAAGACGTGAACCCTTCTCAAATCCAATTTCATCAAGCCTTGGTCTCCATTCAATATAAGGAAGAAAAGGGAGAATGGAAAACTCTGCAACAAGACGGAAGAATGGTGAATGATAGCGGAACCGAGTTGGACATTCGATTGCAGGGAGATTCATCGGATGGAATGGCGGTTTATGAAGTTCGCTGGTTTAATCCCGAGTTTCACTCGAAACGAAAATACCGATTTGCGATCGCTCCTCGAGGTAAGGAGAAGGAGTTTTATTCTCCCGAGTTTTAGCGAATGGATTGTGAATCGAGGCGGGCGCTTCCCGTCTCGGCGATCATCTTTTAGAAAGCTCTTTTTGTTTCTTGAAAATATTCGAATAATCGAATTCGTTTTGATAAAGAAGCGAATGGCTTCGTTTCAGTATGTCCGTTGGTTACGGTAGAGAATTTTTAACAAAGTGGATCGATTGTTTTCGAATTGAAACGACTACGTTCGTAAAGAAAAAAACGAGGAAGGGAACTTTATCCTTAAAAACAAGGATTTGATCGTTCGGATAAAATTCTTTCCTGCAAGATTCGATTGACATCCGGATAAAATCGAATTCTTGCCACACTCAAAAATTTTTTCTTGCTCTCCCATTTTGAATTCTTATAACCTCCTCTCATGCAAAGAACCATAGCCATCGTCCGTAAAAAAGGATCTCTTGAAAACGTAAGATTAGAAACCGAAACTCTTCCCGAGCCTGGAGAAAATGAAGTGCAAATAGAAGTTCATTCGATCGGGTTGAACTTTGCCGATTTGTTTGCGATTCAAGGATTGTATAGTGCCACCCCGCAAGGAGCGTTTATACCCGGATTGGAATTTTCAGGAGTTGTAATCGCCGCCGGAAAAAAGGTAAAGAACGTTAAGAAAAAAGATAAGATCATGGGTGTAACCCGATTCGGCGGTTATGTTTCCCATTTGAATATCGATTCAAGATATGTTTTTAAACTTCCGTCCAAATGGAATTTCGATCAAGGCGCGGGCTTTCTGGTTCAAGGATTAACCGCCTATTACGCGTTAGTTGCTTTGGGGGATTTGGAGAAAGGTCAAACAGTGCTGATTCACAGCGCCGCGGGAGGAGTGGGAATTCTCGCGAATCGAATCGCGAAAAAATTAGGGGCATATACGATCGGAACGATCGGATCGCCATCCAAGATTGATCTTCTCAAGAAAGAGGGATATGACAAACAGATCGTACGTTCGGATCGTTTCGCTCAGGACTTGCAGGAAGCTTTGGCGGGTAAGGATCTGGATCTCGTATTGGAGTGCATCGGAGGAAAAATCTTTCAGGAGAGTTACGATACCATGGCCCCCATGGGAAGGATGATCGTCTATGGAGCAGCCGAAATGATGGGGGGAGGGAGCGGGGTGAATTGGCCGATTCTCGCTTATAAATATCTTTCCAGACCGAAATTGGATCCGATGAAAATGGTTTCGGATAACAAGGCCGTTATGGGTTTCAATTTGATCTGGTTGTATGAAAAGGTTGAAAAATTGACCAAACATTTGAACGGCCTTGTCAAGTTGAATCTGTCCGCGCCGCATATCGGTAAAACCTTTCCGTTTGAAAATATAGACGAAGCTTTGAAATACTTTCAATCCGGCACTTCGGTCGGTAAGGTCGTTTTAAAAGTTAAGTAGAGATTGCTCTTTACAATTCCAGGATTTCTTTCAAATTGGAGGCAGAGTGAGTCAATCTGCCTTTTCTGAAATATTCCATTCGTATCGGGTTGCTTTTGAGAATTTTTTAGATTCTCAAACACTCTCGGCGCTTGCAAAACAATCCGCCCCCGAACTTTTCGAAGCAATGAAGTATAGCCTCGTCGCCGGCGGAAAACGTCTTCGACCGGTGTTGGCCTTGGCCGCCGCAGGTGGACTTAAGAATGAAACGCGCAATGCCTTGTATCTCGGATCTTCCCTTGAATGCATTCATACGTATTCTTTGATTCACGACGATCTTCCAAGTATGGACAACGACGATTTTAGAAGAGGACTGCCGACCCTTCACAAAAAGTTTTCCGAAGCGACCGCGATTCTGGCGGGAGACGCTCTGAATTCTTTCGCATTTTATTTATTATCGTTTGTTCAAGGGGAGAATGGCGATTTGTCCCTGCATCGAGATTTATTAGAAATTTTGCATACTGGTTCCGGGGCTCCCGGAATGGTTTCCGGACAAATCTACGATCTCCAAATGGAGCGGGAAAACGGGAAAACACAGAATTCGAATGGCGACCAGGATCCGATTTCGATGGTTCAGTTGACTCATCGATTGAAGACCGGCGCTTTAATTAAAGCGTCTTTGCTTTTGGGGAATCGGCTTCGAAACGATTGGAAACAAAGGAAAGAGTCCTTACTGAAATATGGAGAGGACTTGGGACTTCTTTTTCAGATCACGGATGATATTTTGGATGTGGAAGGAACCCAAGAATCCTTAGGAAAAACGCCCGGAAAAGATCAGAGATCGGGTAAGATCACCTATCCTGCGTTATTCGGTATGGATCGTTGTAAAAAGATGACGAAAGAACTTCAAGACAATCTTGTTTCGATTGCTTCCGATTTTACATCTACGGACGAGGAAAGAATATTTTTCCGGGAGCTTCCGGTTTACATTGGGCAAAGAAAAAATTAGACTGGATATTCTACTTTTCGATCGGGGATATGCCGATTCGATTGAAATCGCAAGAAGTCTGATTCTTTCCGGGTCCGTGTTGGTAAACGAGCAAAAGATCACGAAAGTCGGATTAAAATTTTCGGAAGATTCCGAAATCCGGATTTTAAACGTTATACCGCGTTATGTAAGCCGAGGCGCTTATAAATTATTAAAAGCCTTCGAAACTTTTCCTTTTCGAGTGAACGGAAAACTTTGCATCGATTTGGGCGCTTCGACCGGCGGGTTCACGCAAGTTCTTTTGGAACAGGGCGCTTGGAAGGTTTTTGCCTGCGACGTAGGTTATGGTCAACTTGCGGACAAGTTAAGAAATCATTCTTCCGTGATCGTAAAAGATCGTTTTCATCTGAAAAATTTATCTTCTCTTGAAATCGAATGGGAAACGAATCGGTTTCAAGTTCCGAATTCGGATTCGATTGCGGTCGTGATGGATCTGAGTTTTATTTCTTTGCGGTCCGTTTTTCCGGTGATTCGAAGATTTCGGGAAGAAAAGAATATTCCAAAATTGGAATGTGTGACTTTGATAAAACCGCAATTCGAAGCGGATGAAAAAAATCTTGTGAAAGGAGTTTTACGAGATCCAAAAATTCGAATTCGAATCGTTCGTTCGATTTGCGAATATCTCAGGAAAGAAATCGGCGGAAAAATTATCGGTTTAAAATGGTCGCCGATCGAAGGCCGCGACGGAAACAAAGAAGTTCTTTTGTATTGGGAGATTTGACGATTTGCTTATCTATCGATTTCCGTATCCGAAAATTTTAATAGCCTGTCAATTATATGATTCCTTCTTTGTTATCTTTGTTGGAAAGTCACTTTACAACTAAATTCTTTAAAAAAAAATAGTTCGGGATTATGAAGCAAGAAGCAGTAGAAAATAAAAAAGAAGAAATCCTGCCCTTAAATGGATTAAGAGCGTTTGCAATCACGGCTGTGTTCGTTTATCATTATTATTTTTATTCCGGTTATACGGCCGCAAATAATAATTCCATTCTTCAAGCCTTCATCGATATGCTTCATCATTTTGAAATTAATTTATTTCTTATTTTGAGCGGATTTTTGATTTCGATGGCTTTATGGAAAGAATGGTCGGAAAAAGGACGCATTAGTTACTTAGATTTTTTCTTAAAACGAAATTATAAACTACTGCCAGTTTATTATATATTTATTACCATCAGTTACGTAATCAATCGAGTTTCCTATACGATTAGTCAGAAATGGATTGCAACGAAAGAATTAACTGTACCTGAAACATTGATGGCATTAAACGTAATGGAAAGTGCGGATAACGGACTTCGAAACGCTTGGGCGGACTTCGTATTTTTAGGAAATTATTTTAAAGGTCCAAACATACACACTTGGTTTTTATCGATGATCGAACAATTCTATATCGTTTTCCCGCTGTTCTGTGGATTTATCCTGTTTAAGAGAGATTTCTTTACTAGACAATGCATTCTTTGGGTCTTATATTTTATTCCCGTTTTATTCAGAGTTTATATTTACCTGAATCCGAATGTCTTCGGTACTGATTACGAAATTTTAGTATTTCGTCCGACGCATACTCGTATGGATTCCATTATCATTGGTGTGATACTTATGGATTGGGTAGTAAATCGAAGCGAGTTTTTAAAGAAATATTTAACGGGAAGAATTGTCAGTATTCTATTGATGCTTTTACCTATCGGAATTTTAGTTTTTATTAATATAGTAAGTGATTCCGTTTATTCGTTCTTTTCCGGTACGGTACGATTTAATTTAATCGATTTCGTTTATATTTCAGTTCTTTTATCGGTAATGTTATTTCCGAATACTCTTCTTGCAAGGGGATTGAGTTTGAAGTTAATCAACCCTGTTGCAAACTTAAGCTACACTATTTATATTTGGCATTTGCTTCTTTCGTTGATTTCTTTTGGAACGTTAAAGATACTATTACCGGATCTTTTTGAAACTGGTTTGTTCTTTTTCGTAATTAGTCTTTTGATAAGTTACTTTTTTACTATAGGCATTTGTTGGTTAATTCATAGATATGTGGAAAACCCATTAGGCAGGGTTTTTAAACGAATTTTTCCACTTTCTTCTGTTTCGAAGAAGTAACCTATATTCGTTATTCTGAAAATTTCTTTTTCCTGCTTAGTTTATCGGAACAATGAAAACCGACGTTGTTAAAATACTGGACAAGGTGTAACTTCCTCAATGGCTGAGCTGCTCAAAGATCTTTATACGGAAACCGTATTGCGTAAAATTGCCGATTCCTTTTCGAAAGAAATTTCTTCCGTTTCCTCGGAAGAATGGATCAAACGGATCAAACAAAAGGATTGGAAACAGCTCGAACTCAAACAAAGAATCCGAAGAATTGCGGAGACATTGGCGGAAGAATTACCGAAACCGTTTCCGAAAACTTTAAAGCCTCTGCTCAAAATCACGGATTCCCTTCAAAAGAAGTTTGAGGAGAAGGAAGTCTTTCTTACGATTTTTTTAGGAGATACGGTTGAAATTCTCGGGATCGATTATCCGGACGAATCCATGATCGCCTTTGAGAGAATCACTAAGTTGATCTCCTGCGAATTTTCGATCCGTCCTTTTTTAATCCGACATCCCGAACAGGCATGGAATCAGATGTCGGATTGGTCTTTGCATGAGAACGCCGCCGTTCGACGTTTGGCATCCGAGGGAAGCAGGCCTCGCCTTCCTTGGGGAATGGGAATTCCCGGTTTAAAACAAGAGCCGCAAAAAACTCTTTCCATTCTTGAAAATCTAAAAGACGATGTTGACGAAGTCGTTCGCAGAAGTGTTGCAAATCATTTGAACGATATTTCCAAAGACCATCCCGAGCTGATTTTGAGTATCGCGGAAAAGTGGGTTGGTTTTTCGGAAGAACGAGACGCGCTTTTAAAGCACGCGTTACGCGGTCTTTTAAAAGAAGGGAATCCGAAGGCGATGAGAATTTTCGGTTTCGGTTCTAAGATAAATGCAAAAATTCTAAATTTAAAACTGAAGTCCGCAATCGTAAAAATCGGGGGGAATCTTTTTTTCGGATTTAAAGTTCGATCTTTAGATGCAAAACCGAGTCGCCTTCGTATCGAATACAAGATTCAATATGCAAAAGAATCGGGTAAAATTTCGAGAAAGGTTTTTCAGATCGAGGAAAGAATCTTTCAGCCGAAAGAATCCGTATCTTACGAAAAGAAACAATCCTTTAAACAGATGACCACCCGGAAGCACGTTCCGGGTAAACATACGTTGGAAATTCACATCAACGGTGTTTTGAAAGCGAAGACGGAGTTTCAAGTCGTCCGATAAGTTTGAAGGATTCGATTCTCCGTTCTCTTATTTGATTAGGCGGAAAATACTCCGTAAGCGATCACCAAGCTTCCTGCAAGATTGGTGATAACACCGATCGCTCCTA of Leptospira sanjuanensis contains these proteins:
- a CDS encoding DNA alkylation repair protein, with product MAELLKDLYTETVLRKIADSFSKEISSVSSEEWIKRIKQKDWKQLELKQRIRRIAETLAEELPKPFPKTLKPLLKITDSLQKKFEEKEVFLTIFLGDTVEILGIDYPDESMIAFERITKLISCEFSIRPFLIRHPEQAWNQMSDWSLHENAAVRRLASEGSRPRLPWGMGIPGLKQEPQKTLSILENLKDDVDEVVRRSVANHLNDISKDHPELILSIAEKWVGFSEERDALLKHALRGLLKEGNPKAMRIFGFGSKINAKILNLKLKSAIVKIGGNLFFGFKVRSLDAKPSRLRIEYKIQYAKESGKISRKVFQIEERIFQPKESVSYEKKQSFKQMTTRKHVPGKHTLEIHINGVLKAKTEFQVVR
- a CDS encoding acyltransferase family protein, which codes for MKQEAVENKKEEILPLNGLRAFAITAVFVYHYYFYSGYTAANNNSILQAFIDMLHHFEINLFLILSGFLISMALWKEWSEKGRISYLDFFLKRNYKLLPVYYIFITISYVINRVSYTISQKWIATKELTVPETLMALNVMESADNGLRNAWADFVFLGNYFKGPNIHTWFLSMIEQFYIVFPLFCGFILFKRDFFTRQCILWVLYFIPVLFRVYIYLNPNVFGTDYEILVFRPTHTRMDSIIIGVILMDWVVNRSEFLKKYLTGRIVSILLMLLPIGILVFINIVSDSVYSFFSGTVRFNLIDFVYISVLLSVMLFPNTLLARGLSLKLINPVANLSYTIYIWHLLLSLISFGTLKILLPDLFETGLFFFVISLLISYFFTIGICWLIHRYVENPLGRVFKRIFPLSSVSKK
- a CDS encoding neutral/alkaline non-lysosomal ceramidase N-terminal domain-containing protein, whose translation is MNLKIYYFRSFIAILCVSFFLMGFIGCGDSTTYVIKNKKPSVPSNTKGIFAGAVKVDITPPPGLPLAGYSMLANTEKGFRTKIYARVIYIRKDQHSPLVLIQTDLLSGSLLLHHKLAERLADKTDISLGGIVISGTHTHSAPGNFYENNFYNEFAGNKPGFEKEWYEFLENRIYDAVFEAYQSAKPAKIATGKLNVWGLTRNRSIEAYAANKNSGINEIKTEQIYDAVNPEMTMIRVDAKDKDGSFKPLAVYTTYSIHGTTVPSWNKVVNADVFAYPERELEFKIKEEFKTDWEPLHAVSNATHGDNSPDYREDMQGFIESKRIGYEISKKAYELFQSLGKKLSGDLTYSYNSKEVDVYENPKMGDAELCSRPVAGTALTGGAEDGMTPVLFWLPFWGEGWPRYIFTGGCQGHKRTAGSFFQYIVLAKKNFPHRMILQSARIGDTALLAVPFEVTNESGRRFSSATLEAEKQRTSKSKESITQTSVLSCANGYFGYTTTPEEYSKQHYEGGHTIYGPATQPFLQAHLADLVKQMPAEGGKESFPESWEFQLDTKSYMPEKREAKGNRELKEAPRLVLAEENSEKHWIFRYKDVNPSQIQFHQALVSIQYKEEKGEWKTLQQDGRMVNDSGTELDIRLQGDSSDGMAVYEVRWFNPEFHSKRKYRFAIAPRGKEKEFYSPEF
- a CDS encoding DUF4442 domain-containing protein; the protein is MNFWKRLRFYFFNFYPPYFGAGIRYKQMSKDFTHFRLSMKLHWWNKNLVGTHFGGSLYSMCDPFYMLILMENLGENYIVWDKAATIRFISPGLGKVYADFEIAHDEIERIRKEADEKRKLDAFFQTKIYDAKTGKVVAELDKVVYVRRKERIKKE
- a CDS encoding TlyA family RNA methyltransferase, whose product is MGKEKIRLDILLFDRGYADSIEIARSLILSGSVLVNEQKITKVGLKFSEDSEIRILNVIPRYVSRGAYKLLKAFETFPFRVNGKLCIDLGASTGGFTQVLLEQGAWKVFACDVGYGQLADKLRNHSSVIVKDRFHLKNLSSLEIEWETNRFQVPNSDSIAVVMDLSFISLRSVFPVIRRFREEKNIPKLECVTLIKPQFEADEKNLVKGVLRDPKIRIRIVRSICEYLRKEIGGKIIGLKWSPIEGRDGNKEVLLYWEI
- a CDS encoding synaptic vesicle VAT-1 family membrane protein, with protein sequence MQRTIAIVRKKGSLENVRLETETLPEPGENEVQIEVHSIGLNFADLFAIQGLYSATPQGAFIPGLEFSGVVIAAGKKVKNVKKKDKIMGVTRFGGYVSHLNIDSRYVFKLPSKWNFDQGAGFLVQGLTAYYALVALGDLEKGQTVLIHSAAGGVGILANRIAKKLGAYTIGTIGSPSKIDLLKKEGYDKQIVRSDRFAQDLQEALAGKDLDLVLECIGGKIFQESYDTMAPMGRMIVYGAAEMMGGGSGVNWPILAYKYLSRPKLDPMKMVSDNKAVMGFNLIWLYEKVEKLTKHLNGLVKLNLSAPHIGKTFPFENIDEALKYFQSGTSVGKVVLKVK
- a CDS encoding polyprenyl synthetase family protein, whose product is MSQSAFSEIFHSYRVAFENFLDSQTLSALAKQSAPELFEAMKYSLVAGGKRLRPVLALAAAGGLKNETRNALYLGSSLECIHTYSLIHDDLPSMDNDDFRRGLPTLHKKFSEATAILAGDALNSFAFYLLSFVQGENGDLSLHRDLLEILHTGSGAPGMVSGQIYDLQMERENGKTQNSNGDQDPISMVQLTHRLKTGALIKASLLLGNRLRNDWKQRKESLLKYGEDLGLLFQITDDILDVEGTQESLGKTPGKDQRSGKITYPALFGMDRCKKMTKELQDNLVSIASDFTSTDEERIFFRELPVYIGQRKN